In Tissierellales bacterium, one genomic interval encodes:
- a CDS encoding ABC transporter ATP-binding protein, with amino-acid sequence MDKLVSMNNITKKFGAVYANRCVNLHLNEGEVLGILGENGAGKSTLMNVLAGIYQPDEGSIEISGKTVHMKSPREAISNGIGMIHQHLKLIDSHSVFENIIVGEKKKFVINKMKLQSEIEELSQKYGLQIDLNKKIADLSIAEKQRVEILKVLYKGAKVLILDEPTAVLTPQETRGLFDIVRTMKERGCGIIIITHKLGEILEISDRITVLRKGTSVKSFENKGLDPKILTNEMVGEAVDLVIERPESNSSEIGLKIRDLNVTNDESVKVLRDINLDVYKGEILGIAGVAGSGQKELCEAIAGLQKIKSGSIEFKEKDIVGSTPREIIDSGISMSFVPEDRLGMGLVASMDLVDNVLLKSYGNGKGILVRKKPAIDKANDLVEKLSISTPSIETPVRKLSGGNIQKVLLGREIENSPEILITAYAARGLDIGSAHLVYDLLNDQKQKNVAVMFVGEDLDVLLKLCDRIAVFYDGCIQGVEKAQNLDKEKLGWMMAGKDLEEVESNV; translated from the coding sequence ATGGATAAATTGGTAAGCATGAACAATATTACCAAGAAATTTGGCGCAGTGTATGCAAATCGCTGCGTCAATCTCCATTTAAATGAAGGAGAAGTCTTGGGTATACTTGGTGAAAATGGGGCAGGAAAGAGTACTCTTATGAACGTACTTGCAGGAATATATCAGCCAGATGAAGGTAGCATAGAGATAAGTGGTAAAACAGTACATATGAAATCGCCTAGAGAAGCTATTTCAAATGGTATAGGTATGATCCATCAACATCTTAAATTGATAGATAGTCACAGTGTATTTGAAAATATAATAGTAGGAGAAAAAAAGAAATTTGTAATAAACAAGATGAAATTGCAATCAGAAATAGAAGAATTGTCTCAAAAATATGGATTGCAAATTGATCTAAATAAAAAAATAGCAGATCTTTCCATAGCAGAAAAGCAGAGAGTGGAAATACTAAAAGTCCTCTACAAAGGAGCCAAGGTTTTGATATTAGATGAACCTACAGCAGTACTGACTCCACAAGAAACTAGGGGACTTTTTGATATCGTTAGAACCATGAAAGAAAGAGGATGTGGTATCATAATCATCACTCACAAGCTTGGAGAAATACTTGAAATAAGCGATAGAATCACAGTGCTTCGCAAGGGAACATCTGTCAAAAGCTTCGAAAATAAAGGACTAGATCCAAAGATACTCACAAACGAAATGGTTGGAGAAGCAGTTGATCTAGTAATAGAAAGACCAGAGTCAAATAGTTCGGAGATAGGACTCAAGATAAGAGATTTAAACGTGACAAATGATGAAAGTGTAAAAGTACTTAGAGATATAAACCTAGATGTATACAAAGGAGAAATACTGGGTATAGCGGGAGTTGCAGGTAGTGGACAAAAAGAATTATGTGAAGCTATAGCAGGACTTCAAAAAATAAAAAGTGGATCCATAGAATTTAAAGAAAAAGATATAGTTGGATCGACTCCAAGAGAAATTATAGACAGCGGTATAAGCATGAGCTTTGTGCCAGAAGATAGACTTGGAATGGGACTAGTTGCATCTATGGATTTAGTAGACAATGTACTTCTCAAATCATACGGAAATGGCAAGGGAATATTGGTTCGAAAGAAACCAGCAATAGACAAGGCCAATGATTTAGTTGAAAAACTCAGCATATCAACACCATCTATAGAGACTCCTGTTAGAAAATTGTCTGGTGGAAATATCCAAAAAGTACTACTTGGAAGAGAGATAGAAAACTCACCAGAAATACTCATAACAGCATATGCGGCAAGAGGTCTAGACATAGGATCTGCGCACCTAGTTTATGATCTGCTAAACGATCAAAAACAAAAAAATGTAGCGGTAATGTTTGTGGGGGAAGACTTAGATGTACTTCTAAAACTTTGCGATAGAATAGCAGTATTTTACGATGGATGTATTCAAGGCGTAGAAAAAGCTCAAAACCTAGATAAAGAAAAATTAGGTTGGATGATGGCTGGCAAAGATTTAGAGGAGGTGGAATCAAATGTTTAG
- a CDS encoding BMP family ABC transporter substrate-binding protein — translation MKKLVKIMMVMMAVMALAVGCGGSNDSKEEAKQEGTEQVASSNEAETKADDMTIGFIFIGPIGDGGYTYAHNEGRLELEEKLGVKTIYKESVPEGPEVEKVLRDMVDQGAKAIFATSFGYMDYVEKVAKDYPEVKFLHCSGYKSGDNFVNYFGRMYEPRFLSGLVAGMKTKTNKIGYVGAFEIPEVVRGINAFTLGVKTVNPEAEVDVRWTHTWYDPAKEKEAAKALLDAGSDVIAQHQDTAGPQQAAEEAGAFAIGYNTDSEDKAPKAYMTAPVWNWGVYYVDQVQKMIDGTWTAENKWGGMDEDMVKLSPLTQNAPEEAKAVVAEYEEKIKSGEFKVFGGVIKKQDGTTIGEDGKVLDDQTLLGMDWFVDGVKGSIK, via the coding sequence ATGAAGAAATTAGTCAAGATCATGATGGTAATGATGGCAGTAATGGCATTAGCAGTAGGGTGTGGTGGATCAAATGATTCAAAAGAAGAAGCAAAACAAGAGGGAACAGAACAAGTAGCTAGTTCAAATGAAGCAGAAACTAAAGCAGATGATATGACTATAGGTTTCATATTCATAGGACCTATTGGAGATGGTGGATACACATATGCTCACAACGAAGGCAGATTAGAACTAGAAGAAAAACTTGGAGTAAAGACAATATACAAAGAGTCAGTACCAGAAGGACCAGAAGTAGAGAAGGTACTTAGAGATATGGTTGACCAAGGTGCAAAAGCTATATTTGCAACTAGCTTTGGATACATGGACTATGTAGAAAAAGTAGCAAAAGATTACCCAGAGGTTAAATTCTTACACTGCTCAGGATATAAATCAGGAGACAACTTCGTAAATTATTTTGGTAGAATGTATGAACCAAGATTCTTGTCAGGTTTGGTAGCAGGTATGAAAACAAAGACAAACAAAATCGGTTATGTAGGTGCATTTGAAATTCCAGAAGTTGTAAGAGGAATAAACGCATTTACACTTGGAGTAAAAACAGTAAATCCAGAAGCAGAAGTAGATGTTAGATGGACACACACTTGGTACGATCCAGCTAAAGAAAAAGAAGCAGCAAAGGCATTATTAGATGCAGGTAGCGATGTAATAGCTCAGCACCAAGATACAGCAGGTCCACAGCAAGCAGCCGAAGAAGCAGGTGCATTTGCAATTGGTTATAATACAGATTCAGAAGACAAAGCTCCAAAAGCATATATGACTGCACCAGTTTGGAACTGGGGAGTGTACTATGTAGATCAAGTACAAAAAATGATAGATGGAACATGGACGGCAGAAAACAAATGGGGCGGAATGGATGAAGACATGGTTAAACTTTCACCTCTTACTCAAAATGCACCAGAAGAAGCGAAAGCTGTAGTAGCTGAATACGAAGAAAAGATCAAATCAGGAGAATTCAAAGTATTTGGTGGAGTGATCAAGAAGCAAGATGGAACAACAATCGGAGAAGACGGCAAGGTATTAGATGACCAAACACTTCTTGGAATGGATTGGTTCGTTGACGGCGTTAAAGGTTCTATAAAGTAG
- a CDS encoding xanthine phosphoribosyltransferase: MQSQILQERILKDGDTKGFDIVKVDSFLNHQIDVTLMDHIGEAFYKNFKEQGITKVLTIEASGIAIAMATARYFDVPVVFAKKVESKNLDDEIYTSEVFSFTKNRTYQVRVSKRYISPDDKILIVDDFLANGKACEGLVEIVESAKAEIKGIGIVIEKGFQPGGANLRGRGFEVQSLAIIDAIDGGKIEFREEV, from the coding sequence GTGCAATCACAAATACTACAGGAAAGAATCTTAAAAGATGGGGATACAAAGGGTTTTGATATTGTAAAGGTGGATAGTTTTCTAAATCACCAGATTGATGTTACATTGATGGACCACATAGGAGAAGCTTTTTATAAAAATTTCAAAGAACAAGGCATAACAAAGGTCTTGACAATAGAAGCTTCAGGTATAGCTATTGCGATGGCAACTGCGCGTTATTTTGACGTTCCAGTTGTATTTGCAAAGAAAGTAGAGTCTAAAAACTTAGACGACGAAATCTATACTTCTGAAGTTTTTTCTTTTACCAAAAATAGAACTTACCAGGTCCGTGTTTCAAAAAGATACATCAGTCCAGATGACAAAATACTAATAGTTGACGACTTTTTAGCAAATGGAAAAGCGTGTGAAGGATTAGTTGAAATAGTAGAATCAGCAAAGGCAGAAATCAAAGGTATAGGTATCGTCATAGAAAAAGGATTCCAACCAGGCGGAGCTAACCTTAGAGGCAGGGGATTTGAAGTACAATCACTTGCTATTATAGACGCCATAGATGGTGGCAAGATTGAATTTAGGGAGGAAGTTTAA
- a CDS encoding efflux RND transporter periplasmic adaptor subunit — MKKKYIIGTVVALAVIGAGIYSTSNQSLPVETYEVKEIEHLEKFVEETAVVKAREQQEVYAINPGELTDIYVREGQNVDSEVLLGKLDEQNIKLQLEQLQANKTELDALYKETLKPADWQVVQEAKSSLEIATSNYQKAQKDFETAKALYASGAMDLSTFNQHQNAYEVQKNNVNIAKSQLSLVQKNVSKNVEAQLKARVEALNKNIAILENNLDRYSFKSLIAGIVTEIPFKKGQYIQPGMKVFEISDLDTLYLETEVLASDVKDLNIGGRVVVKEPELGLDFEGEITFIAPKAHNKRSDLGIEQKRVDVEMTFKGNPKSLKLNYELDVKLIIGERNNIISVPNSAIFKIDDSDYVFVIENNVSKLRKVELGLEGEENTEIIQGLESGEIIVDSPSDQLEKDMKVKVVS; from the coding sequence ATGAAAAAGAAATATATCATAGGAACTGTAGTGGCACTTGCTGTAATTGGTGCAGGGATATACTCAACATCAAATCAAAGTCTGCCAGTTGAGACGTACGAAGTGAAAGAGATAGAACATCTAGAAAAATTTGTAGAAGAAACAGCAGTAGTAAAAGCAAGAGAACAACAAGAGGTTTACGCCATAAATCCAGGAGAGCTCACAGATATCTACGTTAGAGAAGGACAAAATGTTGATTCAGAAGTGTTACTTGGAAAACTAGATGAGCAGAATATAAAATTGCAACTAGAGCAGTTGCAGGCAAACAAAACAGAGTTAGATGCACTTTATAAAGAAACATTAAAACCTGCAGATTGGCAAGTTGTACAGGAAGCTAAGAGCAGTCTAGAAATAGCTACGAGCAACTATCAAAAAGCTCAGAAAGATTTTGAAACTGCAAAAGCACTTTATGCTAGTGGTGCAATGGATTTGAGTACATTCAACCAGCATCAAAATGCATATGAAGTCCAGAAAAACAATGTAAATATAGCGAAAAGTCAATTGAGTCTAGTGCAAAAAAATGTATCTAAGAATGTAGAGGCTCAGCTAAAGGCTAGAGTTGAGGCACTAAATAAAAATATAGCTATACTTGAGAACAATTTAGATAGATATTCTTTTAAATCATTGATTGCAGGTATAGTTACAGAGATTCCATTCAAAAAAGGACAGTATATACAACCAGGTATGAAGGTATTTGAAATAAGCGACTTAGATACATTGTATTTAGAGACAGAGGTATTAGCATCTGATGTAAAAGATTTAAATATAGGAGGGCGTGTAGTTGTAAAAGAACCCGAACTAGGGCTAGACTTCGAAGGTGAAATCACATTTATAGCTCCAAAGGCGCACAATAAACGTTCGGATTTAGGAATAGAGCAAAAACGAGTAGATGTAGAAATGACATTTAAAGGGAATCCTAAATCGCTGAAACTTAACTATGAGTTAGATGTAAAGCTAATTATAGGGGAAAGAAATAATATTATCAGCGTACCAAATAGTGCGATATTTAAAATAGATGATAGTGATTACGTTTTTGTAATAGAAAATAACGTTTCGAAGCTTAGAAAAGTAGAACTTGGACTAGAAGGTGAAGAAAATACAGAAATCATACAAGGTCTTGAAAGTGGCGAAATCATCGTAGATTCACCTAGTGATCAATTAGAAAAAGACATGAAAGTAAAGGTTGTTTCCTAA
- a CDS encoding ABC transporter permease has translation MRKINIRLWRRLKQTKGQFAAIVGLVAIGILAYVTMNMAIINLENSLYLYYSDQNFADLFAEVVRIPESKVDILEKAEGIKLVEGRITQDILMKTDDESKVKLRLISEKENGHINKLYYNDGGPIKNTRRDILVIKQFANARNIAVGDEMEISLSGKTYKFYVKGIVSSPEFVYLMESEQSMMPMPDQFGIVYLNEEIVQELLGYGDYYNELVMKVQAGRDLDYTKEKFEHKIEKYGLKRLFTMKDQLSHNMVNEEIQGVKKTANVVPIIFLGAAAMTIALMISRIVKNDRMSIGVMKALGYTNIEILMHYTAYSLIIGIVGAMVGILIGTPLSGAYAEMYKEFFDIPYLKIVIYYNYAFLGILLSGAFCVVSGVMGARRIVQIAPAESMRPEAPKKAHAIYIDKINGIWKHLSFSWKMVMRNMLRSKKRFLFIIFGIALSFANILFILNMISSVYVLFDLQFEEYQQIDYVVNFTQPIHERAVLQIDELIDAKNIEARVEYPYNLKSKWRDKVVNVIGVKANTPFYNLQTLGGKRVQIESGGIYLSEALAKKLRVGIGDKITIESFLPEREDLDIRVKAIVEQALGANAYMEIKDMQKTLVDPQMITSVMVNSKDDVKDKLEDVKNIMNVQSDDDYKDMFDQFLGLMITSTTIMVIMAGFIGFAIIYSSTVVNINERRLELASLRILGFSKDGLYKIMKKENYIMATLGLILGVPMGNAMSEAVMTAFSTELYTMKVYFDFRVYVVSAVLTLMFIALAQGFAKRKIHHINFIEALKNRMT, from the coding sequence ATGAGAAAGATTAATATCAGGCTTTGGAGGCGGTTGAAACAAACAAAAGGACAATTTGCAGCTATCGTAGGATTAGTAGCAATAGGTATACTTGCATATGTAACGATGAACATGGCAATTATAAACCTTGAGAACTCGCTATATCTATACTATAGTGATCAAAACTTTGCAGATTTATTTGCAGAAGTTGTTAGAATACCAGAGAGCAAAGTTGACATACTTGAGAAGGCAGAAGGAATAAAATTAGTCGAAGGAAGAATTACCCAGGACATACTCATGAAGACAGATGATGAATCGAAAGTCAAATTAAGACTGATATCTGAAAAAGAGAATGGACATATAAATAAACTATACTACAACGATGGAGGCCCGATAAAAAATACCAGAAGAGATATATTGGTTATAAAACAATTCGCAAATGCTAGAAATATAGCAGTTGGAGATGAAATGGAGATAAGCTTATCGGGAAAGACATACAAATTCTACGTAAAAGGTATAGTTTCAAGTCCAGAGTTCGTATATCTCATGGAGAGTGAGCAGAGCATGATGCCTATGCCAGACCAATTTGGAATAGTATACCTAAATGAAGAAATAGTTCAAGAACTATTGGGATATGGAGACTATTACAACGAATTGGTAATGAAAGTTCAGGCGGGTAGAGACTTAGATTATACAAAAGAAAAATTTGAGCATAAAATAGAAAAATACGGTTTGAAAAGACTCTTTACTATGAAAGATCAACTAAGTCACAACATGGTAAATGAAGAAATTCAAGGTGTGAAAAAGACTGCAAATGTAGTGCCTATAATATTTTTAGGTGCAGCAGCTATGACTATAGCTCTAATGATCTCTCGGATAGTAAAAAACGATAGAATGTCTATTGGAGTTATGAAAGCGCTTGGATATACAAATATAGAGATACTAATGCACTACACAGCTTATTCACTAATTATAGGTATTGTCGGAGCTATGGTTGGAATACTAATAGGTACACCGCTTTCAGGAGCATATGCGGAGATGTACAAAGAATTTTTTGATATTCCATATTTGAAAATTGTAATTTACTACAATTACGCATTTTTAGGAATACTACTTAGTGGAGCATTTTGTGTAGTATCTGGAGTCATGGGAGCACGAAGAATAGTACAAATAGCACCAGCAGAATCCATGAGACCAGAAGCGCCCAAAAAAGCACATGCAATATATATAGATAAAATAAATGGTATATGGAAGCATTTATCGTTTTCTTGGAAAATGGTGATGAGAAACATGCTGAGAAGCAAAAAAAGATTTCTATTTATAATATTTGGTATAGCGCTATCTTTTGCAAATATACTATTTATACTTAACATGATAAGCTCCGTCTACGTACTATTTGATTTGCAATTTGAAGAATACCAGCAGATAGACTACGTAGTAAACTTTACACAGCCAATACATGAAAGGGCAGTATTGCAGATAGATGAGCTAATAGATGCAAAAAATATAGAAGCTAGGGTAGAGTACCCATACAATTTGAAGAGCAAGTGGAGAGATAAGGTTGTAAACGTCATAGGAGTAAAGGCGAATACACCATTTTATAATCTTCAGACATTAGGAGGAAAAAGAGTTCAAATAGAAAGCGGAGGAATATACTTAAGCGAAGCACTTGCAAAGAAACTAAGAGTGGGAATAGGAGACAAAATAACAATAGAATCATTCCTACCTGAAAGAGAAGACTTAGATATAAGAGTGAAAGCCATTGTAGAGCAGGCGCTAGGAGCAAATGCATACATGGAGATAAAAGATATGCAAAAAACACTAGTAGATCCTCAGATGATAACATCTGTCATGGTAAATAGTAAAGATGATGTGAAAGACAAACTTGAGGATGTAAAAAACATAATGAATGTTCAATCGGACGATGACTACAAAGATATGTTCGACCAATTTTTAGGACTCATGATAACATCTACTACTATTATGGTTATAATGGCAGGATTTATAGGATTTGCTATAATTTATTCATCTACAGTAGTAAATATAAATGAACGAAGATTGGAACTAGCCTCACTTAGAATATTAGGTTTTTCTAAAGATGGATTGTACAAAATAATGAAAAAAGAGAATTATATCATGGCTACGCTAGGACTCATACTAGGAGTTCCAATGGGCAATGCTATGTCAGAGGCTGTTATGACAGCATTTAGCACAGAATTATATACCATGAAAGTCTATTTCGATTTCAGAGTTTATGTGGTATCAGCTGTACTTACTCTCATGTTTATAGCATTGGCACAGGGATTTGCAAAGAGAAAAATACACCATATAAACTTCATAGAAGCACTTAAAAATAGAATGACTTAG
- a CDS encoding ABC transporter ATP-binding protein, with amino-acid sequence MDRKPLIQTKLLSKHYQMGEVEVKALNKVDLQIYSGEFVVIVGPSGSGKSTLLNMIGGMDLPSEGDVYFKEECITHYSDKQLTEYRRHKIGFVFQFYNLMANLTARENIELATEITTDALEIDSIIENLGLSERKSHFPSQMSGGEQQRVAIARAIAKNPEVILCDEPTGALDFETGISILSVLKKINKEYGKTVIVITHNAGISKMANRVIKMRSGKIIKDEYNPSPIAPERIEW; translated from the coding sequence ATGGATCGAAAACCATTAATACAAACAAAGCTCTTATCAAAGCATTATCAGATGGGAGAAGTAGAAGTCAAAGCACTTAACAAAGTAGATTTACAAATTTATAGTGGTGAATTTGTAGTTATAGTAGGCCCTAGTGGTTCGGGCAAAAGTACATTATTGAATATGATAGGAGGAATGGACTTACCTAGTGAGGGAGATGTCTATTTCAAAGAAGAATGTATAACTCACTATAGCGATAAACAATTGACTGAGTACAGGAGGCACAAAATAGGTTTTGTGTTTCAATTTTACAACTTAATGGCAAACCTTACAGCTAGAGAAAATATAGAACTCGCTACGGAAATTACTACAGATGCATTGGAAATAGATAGCATAATAGAAAACCTAGGACTATCAGAGCGAAAAAGTCACTTTCCATCACAGATGAGTGGAGGTGAGCAACAGAGGGTTGCGATTGCGAGAGCCATTGCAAAAAATCCAGAGGTAATACTTTGTGATGAACCTACAGGAGCACTTGATTTTGAAACTGGAATATCGATACTATCAGTACTCAAAAAAATAAATAAAGAATATGGAAAGACCGTTATAGTAATTACTCACAATGCGGGCATATCGAAGATGGCAAATAGAGTCATAAAGATGAGAAGTGGAAAGATAATAAAAGACGAGTACAATCCATCACCGATAGCTCCTGAAAGGATTGAGTGGTAA
- a CDS encoding cache domain-containing protein: MNYFKNLKIKYKLMLLYSTIFIFSFSIFNIITYSNYKAELETSIGTHLELSTSSMVDMVKTAADTSIKNHLRTLADNYKHIAENYHKRYLSGEMTLEEAKTEVSKLLLEPTIGSTGYLYIVDSEGILEVHPVDELVETSIETFDFGKKQIELKTGYIEYDWKNPEDTKTRPKALYMTYFEPWDWIISASSYREEFTDLINIHDFEESFLSKKFGKTGYSYVIGNDGKFIIHPFLQDVNILDAKDDPRYDSIFYIFNKKTGVYTYPWKNPNEDEFREKLAVFEFIPEYNWIVTSSGYSEEFYSPLFDVQKLLILTTLASFVLIVLINERASRIISKPLEQFSNQMQNGSKGNLDAYFHYKYDDEIGTLSRYYNHFLDDIKGQQDQLKLQIVENNESKELIRANEKRLKTILETMNEGFLEINLNGEIKDVNPELAIILGYSQEELLSMNMYELLDSKSKDLLSSKITDRKMGLEDSYEMEFLTKSNETLYTLINATPLIDDFGDIYGSFGIITDISELKQLTMNLEQKVSERTLELQKTIDLLNETKETAIKAELLGSLNHLVAGVAHNINTPLGVSISSVSHIRFIYEELVQKLSENKLSKKNLISFVKKIDESTTLLENNLKRVDKLIKSFKLLSGSQSIGERKVFSLNAHLKEIARHHFEHPMLEHPVPISLALADITIDSYPNAFNIIFEQLYDNTIEFGSDGIFVSIRLYKNDNNIFVEYRESYASDRLNDEMFKPFYTSMPDSHSGLGLTIVQNIVNKTLNGSVFFDIAEDNSSNLVMKLPIALLQHRKEI, translated from the coding sequence ATGAACTACTTTAAAAATTTAAAAATAAAATACAAGCTAATGCTATTATACTCCACCATATTTATATTTAGCTTTTCTATTTTTAATATAATAACGTACTCTAATTACAAAGCTGAGCTTGAAACCAGCATAGGAACTCATCTTGAGCTTTCAACTTCTAGCATGGTCGATATGGTTAAAACAGCTGCTGATACTTCCATAAAAAACCACCTTAGGACACTAGCTGACAATTACAAGCACATTGCTGAAAATTATCACAAACGTTATCTCTCAGGTGAAATGACTTTAGAAGAGGCTAAAACTGAGGTATCTAAATTGTTACTTGAACCAACAATAGGTTCAACAGGTTATCTATACATAGTTGATTCTGAGGGTATATTAGAGGTTCATCCAGTGGATGAACTAGTTGAAACCTCAATCGAAACTTTCGATTTCGGTAAAAAACAAATTGAATTAAAAACGGGGTATATAGAATATGATTGGAAAAATCCAGAGGATACAAAAACTCGCCCGAAAGCCCTATACATGACTTACTTTGAACCTTGGGACTGGATTATATCTGCATCTAGTTATAGAGAAGAATTCACAGATCTTATAAACATACATGACTTTGAAGAATCTTTTCTATCCAAAAAATTTGGAAAAACAGGTTATTCTTATGTAATTGGAAATGATGGTAAATTCATCATCCATCCGTTTTTACAAGATGTAAACATTCTGGATGCTAAGGATGACCCAAGATATGATTCTATATTTTATATTTTCAACAAAAAGACTGGAGTTTACACATATCCATGGAAAAATCCAAATGAGGATGAGTTTAGAGAAAAGTTGGCAGTATTTGAATTTATACCTGAGTACAATTGGATTGTAACTTCTTCTGGATATTCTGAAGAGTTTTATTCTCCTCTTTTTGATGTTCAAAAACTACTTATATTAACAACTTTGGCTTCTTTTGTTCTAATAGTTTTGATAAACGAAAGGGCTAGCCGTATTATTAGTAAGCCGCTAGAACAGTTTTCAAATCAAATGCAAAATGGTTCTAAAGGCAACTTAGATGCATATTTCCATTATAAATACGATGATGAAATCGGTACGCTAAGTCGCTACTACAACCATTTCTTGGATGATATCAAAGGTCAACAAGATCAGCTGAAGCTTCAAATCGTTGAAAATAATGAATCGAAAGAATTGATTCGAGCAAATGAAAAACGATTGAAAACCATATTAGAAACTATGAATGAGGGATTTCTAGAAATAAATCTAAATGGTGAGATAAAAGACGTGAACCCTGAGCTTGCTATAATACTTGGTTATTCTCAAGAGGAGCTTTTAAGCATGAATATGTATGAGCTATTGGATTCTAAAAGTAAAGATTTGCTTTCAAGTAAAATAACGGATAGAAAGATGGGGTTAGAAGATAGTTATGAAATGGAATTTTTGACAAAGTCAAATGAAACGCTCTACACTCTAATAAATGCAACTCCACTAATCGATGATTTCGGAGATATTTACGGTTCATTTGGTATAATCACTGATATATCTGAACTAAAGCAGCTTACTATGAATTTGGAACAAAAGGTGTCTGAAAGAACGCTTGAACTCCAAAAGACTATAGATTTACTAAATGAAACAAAAGAAACTGCTATCAAAGCAGAACTTCTAGGATCATTGAATCATCTTGTAGCTGGGGTAGCTCATAATATAAATACTCCTCTCGGCGTTTCTATTTCCTCTGTTTCGCATATTCGATTTATATATGAGGAGCTGGTGCAGAAACTATCGGAAAATAAATTGTCTAAGAAAAATTTAATATCATTCGTAAAAAAAATTGATGAATCTACAACACTTTTGGAGAACAATCTGAAAAGAGTTGATAAGTTGATAAAATCATTTAAGTTATTATCAGGAAGTCAATCTATAGGTGAGCGAAAAGTTTTTTCATTAAATGCTCATTTGAAAGAAATCGCCAGACATCATTTCGAACATCCAATGCTCGAACACCCCGTCCCGATTTCTCTAGCTTTAGCTGATATTACTATAGATTCTTACCCTAATGCTTTTAATATAATATTTGAGCAGCTCTATGACAATACAATAGAATTTGGATCTGATGGCATTTTTGTCTCTATAAGGCTTTATAAGAATGATAATAATATATTTGTAGAGTATCGAGAAAGCTACGCTAGTGACAGATTAAATGATGAAATGTTTAAGCCGTTTTACACTAGTATGCCTGATTCTCATTCTGGTTTGGGACTCACTATTGTACAAAACATCGTAAATAAAACACTGAATGGTTCTGTATTTTTTGATATTGCTGAGGATAATTCCTCTAATTTGGTTATGAAATTGCCTATTGCTTTGTTACAACACAGAAAGGAGATTTGA